A region of the Candidatus Omnitrophota bacterium genome:
TTCCCGGTACTTGGTGGCGCTGGAGCCCTCGACGAATGTCTTGATGCTCTGAGCTACGGAATTCATATCCAAACCCAGGCTGGCGGCGCGTTCGCGGTCAACCGCGATGCGGATCTCCGGCTTGGTAGAGTCACGCGAGATGACCACGTCCACCGCACCAGGCACACCCTCGACTATCTTTTTTATCTTTCCCGCGAGCATATTGGTATCTTCAAAGGAATTACCGATGATCTCGATCTGAATGGACTTGCCTCCGCCGCCCAGGATCAGGCGGTTAACCATGCTTCCGGTCGAAATATCCACCTTCTCCACGCCGGGGATCTTGCGGACCCGGCTGCGGATATCCTGGCCTACAGCCTTATCCGAACGCTTGCGTTGATCTTTCGGGACCAACTTTAGTCCGGCGTAAACAACATGCGATCCCGAAGACTGCCCGGTAACCCGCCCTATCCCCTGGACCTGGCCGCTGCGGACATAGCTGAATTTTTTTTCTTTAATTGTATCGAATATATCTTCTACCTTTTTAGCCACTTTATCCGATTCTTCCATCCGGGTCCCCACAGGCAATTTCGCCATGACCTGAAGGTCTCCGGTATCCTCCTGCGGGATGAATTCGTTACCCACGAACCGGGTCAGCATAAGGCTGAAGAAAAATACCACGGCAAAACTGATAATGACCGACTTTTTATGGTTCAGGCTCCACCCCAAAGTCTTGCTGTAGACATTCTCCCATCCGACAAAAATCTTCTCGATTATATTGTATATGCCGGAAAAAGCCGCGGGCTTTTTCTGGCCGGCGGGCTTAAGCCATTTCGAGCAAAGCATTGGGCTAAAGGTAGAGGCTGTGAACAATGACGCGAGCAAAGTCGCCGTGACTATCGCCGCCAATTCCGAGAACATCACCCCAACCACGCCGGTGATAAAGAACATCGGGAGAAAAACCACTATTGTGGTCAAGGTGGCCGCGGCGATAGATAAGAACATCTCTGAAGTCCCAAAAACCGCAGCCTCTGTGACCCGTTGTCCGCGCTCGAGTTTGCGGAAAATATTATCGACCACAACTATGGCATTATCCACGACCATCCCCGAGGCAATGGCCATTGACGAAAGGCTGATGACATTAATAGTCCGGCCGCTTAAGAATAAATACAGGAAAGTGATCAGCAGCGAAAATGGAATGGTCAAGGCAATGATAAAACTGGGGGTGAACTGCCGCAGAAAAAACCAAACCACCAGCACGACCAAAACAATAGCCAACCACAAAGAATCGCTGAGCGATTTCAAAGAAAGAGTGATCTCTTCCGAAGTATCAAAAACCACCTCAGCCTTGACGTCGACAGGAAGAGTTTTCATTAATTCCTTGAACCTCTTCTGCACCCGCTCCGCCACTTCAACGGTATTGGTCCCGGTCTGCTTCTGGACCATCATAGTCAGACCTCTTTTACGGTCAATACGCACGATGGTATTAACCTCTTTGAATGCGTCTTCGATGCGGGCCACGTCGCGCAGATAAATAACCTTGCCTTTTCTAATCCCCAAAATCACTGATTTTATCTCGTCCGGCGAAGCGAATTCGCCGGGCAGGCGCAAAAGATAGTCAGTCAAACCGCTTTTAAGGTTCCCCACCGGCAACGTTACATTTTCGCGGTCCAGGGCGTCTTCTATATCCAACGGGGAAAACCCGTATCCTTCAAGTTTTTGCCGGTCCAGCCAGATATTGATCTGGCGTTCCAACCCGCCGTTCAACTGGACCGTGCCCACACCGGCGAGTTGTTTGAGAGGATCACAGATCCGGCGGTCGATCATGTCATAAAGCTCCGCGTAACTGCGTTCGGCCTTAAACCCATAAACCATGATCGGCATATTCGCGGTGTTGAACTTCCATAAGAACGGGGTGGATATCTCATCCGGGATATCCGGTAGATTAGGCTTGGCCTGATCGATCCTGTCGCGCACGTCATTAGAGGCTTCGTCGATATTGATCCCCCATTTAAACTGCAGGGTAACCACAGAAATGCCTTCCGAAGAAGTAGAAGTGATCTTATCCAGCCCGGGAGTGATCGCCAGTTGATTTTCCAGCGGCTCGGTAACTTTTGTTTCAACATCCTCGGGGCTGGCACCGGAATAGGAAGTGATCACCGAGATCGCCGGGGTCTCGATGGTAGGCATCATATCCACACCCAACCTGCTCATAGCGTAGAGCGAAATAATGATCAAGGCTAAAAAGATCATTAAATTCGTGACCGGCCTCTTGACCCCGAATTCAGCAAGATTCATTTATATCGTCCTCTGTAGTTATAAGCCGTTTTCCTCTACCAGGACAGGCGCGCCTTCATACAAACGCTGCTGCCCCATAATAACAACTTTATCCCCGGCGGCCAGGCCTTCCGCTATCTGAAGATACGGCCCCTGGCGAACGCCCACTTTTACATCCTTAATCGCTGCTTTCTGGTCTCTAACCACGTAAACGTATTGCTGCGGCTCTTTGCCCAGAACAGCCTCTTTAAGCACGACCAGCGCATCTTTGAATTCTTTGGTAACCACTTTAACCTTGGCATACATGCCGGAATACAATTTATGACTTTTATTGTCGATACTTATCTCCAGCATGCTGGTGCGCGTGGCTGTATCCACTATAGGACTGATCCGGACTATATTACCGGTGAAAACTTCCCGAGGATATGCCTCCACAATGACTTCGGCAGGCATACCGACAG
Encoded here:
- a CDS encoding efflux RND transporter permease subunit — protein: MNLAEFGVKRPVTNLMIFLALIIISLYAMSRLGVDMMPTIETPAISVITSYSGASPEDVETKVTEPLENQLAITPGLDKITSTSSEGISVVTLQFKWGINIDEASNDVRDRIDQAKPNLPDIPDEISTPFLWKFNTANMPIMVYGFKAERSYAELYDMIDRRICDPLKQLAGVGTVQLNGGLERQINIWLDRQKLEGYGFSPLDIEDALDRENVTLPVGNLKSGLTDYLLRLPGEFASPDEIKSVILGIRKGKVIYLRDVARIEDAFKEVNTIVRIDRKRGLTMMVQKQTGTNTVEVAERVQKRFKELMKTLPVDVKAEVVFDTSEEITLSLKSLSDSLWLAIVLVVLVVWFFLRQFTPSFIIALTIPFSLLITFLYLFLSGRTINVISLSSMAIASGMVVDNAIVVVDNIFRKLERGQRVTEAAVFGTSEMFLSIAAATLTTIVVFLPMFFITGVVGVMFSELAAIVTATLLASLFTASTFSPMLCSKWLKPAGQKKPAAFSGIYNIIEKIFVGWENVYSKTLGWSLNHKKSVIISFAVVFFFSLMLTRFVGNEFIPQEDTGDLQVMAKLPVGTRMEESDKVAKKVEDIFDTIKEKKFSYVRSGQVQGIGRVTGQSSGSHVVYAGLKLVPKDQRKRSDKAVGQDIRSRVRKIPGVEKVDISTGSMVNRLILGGGGKSIQIEIIGNSFEDTNMLAGKIKKIVEGVPGAVDVVISRDSTKPEIRIAVDRERAASLGLDMNSVAQSIKTFVEGSSATKYREKGRTYDIYVRLEESSRSQVEDVENLALVSSMTGKQVKLSSFASIYETAGPVQIERKNRERVVRVEANTLNRSSGKIVEDIKREMDKLTLPADIIINFGGEAEEQRKAFGDLIILLSLGIVLVYMVIAAQFESLLDPFIIMFSIPFTFTGVIWAMAISRMTLNVLSFLGMVMLMGIVVNNAIVLISYINILRARGNSMYEAVTAGGKDRLRPVLMTTITTLVGLLPLALSTGQGSETWQPIGITMVGGLTVSTFITMLFVPILYAVFHHKQTKQQVKVRKCDLQAGGE